A region from the Corylus avellana chromosome ca7, CavTom2PMs-1.0 genome encodes:
- the LOC132188021 gene encoding gibberellin 20 oxidase 1-D-like: protein MPMLPPTPSSPANQKNEEEALVFDASVLQGESNIPSQFIWPDHEKPCAELPELIVPPIDLGGFLSGDPQAVSNASLLVNEACKKHGFFLVVNHGIDTKFIAKAHNFMDDFFRMHISEKQKAQRKIGDHCGYASSFTGRFSSKLPWKETFSFRYCAGDPSSKIVEDYIVNVMGEDFKQFGRVYQEYCEAMSTLSLGIMELLGMSLGVGRKFFREFFEGNDSIMRLNYYPPCQKPDQTLGTGPHCDPTSLTILHQDQVGGLQVFVDEQWHFIRPNPDALVVNIGDTFMALSNGIYKSCLHRAVVNNRTVRKSLAFFLCPRMDKVVTPPRSLINAENPRTYPDFTWPNFLEFTQKHYRADSKTLDAFSNWHRQNHKNIQENKNKDFEVSVAR from the exons ATGCCAATGCTTCCTCCTACGCCTTCCTCGCCGgcaaaccaaaaaaatgaagaggaagCTCTGGTTTTTGATGCATCTGTTCTTCAGGGTGAATCCAACATACCTTCGCAATTCATATGGCCGGACCATGAAAAGCCATGTGCCGAGTTGCCGGAGCTTATAGTCCCTCCGATTGACTTGGGCGGTTTCCTCTCCGGGGACCCACAAGCAGTCTCAAATGCTTCTCTGTTGGTCAACGAGGCATGCAAGAAACACGGCTTTTTTCTGGTTGTAAATCATGGGATTGATACGAAATTTATAGCTAAAGCACACAATTTCATGGACGACTTCTTCCGCATGCATATCTCAGAAAAGCAAAAGGCTCAAAGAAAGATCGGCGACCACTGTGGGTATGCTAGCAGCTTCACCGGCAGGTTCTCCTCCAAGCTTCCGTGGAAGGAGACTTTTTCTTTCAGATATTGTGCCGGCGATCCCTCATCGAAAATTGTCGAGGATTATATCGTAAATGTGATGGGCGAAGATTTCAAACAGTTCGG GAGGGTGTATCAGGAATACTGTGAAGCCATGAGCACTCTCTCCCTTGGGATCATGGAGCTTCTGGGAATGAGCCTAGGTGTTGGGAGAAAGTTTTTCAGAGAATTTTTTGAAGGAAACGATTCAATAATGAGATTGAACTATTACCCACCATGCCAAAAACCAGATCAAACACTTGGAACGGGGCCACATTGTGATCCCACATCGTTAACAATCCTTCACCAAGATCAAGTTGGCGGCCTTCAAGTGTTTGTAGATGAACAATGGCACTTCATTAGACCAAACCCGGATGCTTTGGTTGTCAACATTGGCGACACGTTTATG GCTCTGTCAAATGGGATTTACAAGAGTTGCTTGCACAGAGCAGTGGTGAACAACAGAACAGTGAGGAAATCTCTTGCCTTCTTTCTATGTCCGAGGATGGACAAGGTGGTGACTCCGCCAAGAAGCTTGATCAACGCTGAAAATCCAAGAACATATCCAGACTTCACATGGCCGAATTTCCTCGAATTCACGCAGAAACATTACAGGGCCGACTCGAAAACCCTAGATGCCTTCTCGAATTGGCATCGACAGAATCACAAGAAcatccaagaaaacaaaaacaaggatTTTGAAGTGTCCGTTGCCCGTTAG